A section of the Pedobacter sp. HDW13 genome encodes:
- a CDS encoding DUF2892 domain-containing protein, which produces MPNIIRLIAGFALLGGAIALFVFGFWPWGIVAILLGIIVLVTYFFNENMLLAQWFLRKDNMPKAKQFLDRITNYESQLIKVQHGYYNLLVGLIESRTAPMKSEKYFKAALSLGMQMDHNIALAKLSLAGIAMAKRNKREATMYLAEAKKADKNKLLADQIKQMKDQMGMMDKQQQVRYR; this is translated from the coding sequence ATGCCAAATATTATCAGATTAATTGCGGGGTTTGCTTTATTGGGTGGTGCAATAGCTTTATTTGTTTTCGGCTTCTGGCCTTGGGGCATTGTTGCCATCTTGTTGGGGATAATTGTATTAGTAACTTATTTCTTTAATGAAAACATGCTTTTGGCACAATGGTTTTTAAGAAAAGATAATATGCCTAAAGCGAAACAGTTTTTAGATCGCATAACCAATTACGAAAGCCAATTGATAAAAGTGCAACATGGTTATTATAACTTATTAGTCGGTTTAATTGAAAGCAGAACTGCACCAATGAAATCGGAAAAATATTTTAAGGCTGCGTTGAGTTTAGGGATGCAGATGGACCATAATATTGCTCTGGCTAAATTAAGCTTAGCGGGTATTGCAATGGCAAAACGCAACAAGCGCGAAGCAACTATGTACCTGGCCGAAGCTAAAAAGGCAGATAAAAATAAATTGCTGGCCGATCAGATTAAACAGATGAAAGATCAGATGGGCATGATGGATAAGCAACAGCAAGTTCGTTACAGATAA
- a CDS encoding thioredoxin family protein, with protein MKILLSITLIILAMNVSAQEVNKKIHDSVHNKDILINACTREGITTFPEFKEMYDPLYKAYIPDAATMIELKKLIKNDKIKIVFGTWCGDSKVNVPNFFKVLDDLHFKQKNVEIIAVDGNKKAENGILDGLEILRVPTFIVYDKKGKELGRIIEGPKTTLEGDLLAIYQKKP; from the coding sequence ATGAAAATCCTCCTTTCTATAACACTAATTATACTTGCCATGAATGTTTCTGCTCAAGAAGTCAATAAAAAAATCCACGATTCTGTTCATAATAAAGATATCCTGATCAATGCCTGTACGCGCGAAGGTATTACTACTTTCCCGGAGTTTAAAGAAATGTACGATCCGTTGTATAAAGCCTATATACCTGATGCTGCAACAATGATTGAACTGAAAAAACTCATCAAAAACGACAAGATTAAAATTGTTTTCGGCACCTGGTGCGGCGATAGCAAAGTGAATGTACCGAACTTCTTTAAAGTGCTGGATGATTTACATTTTAAACAAAAAAACGTAGAAATTATAGCTGTTGATGGCAACAAAAAGGCCGAAAATGGCATCCTCGATGGTTTAGAGATTTTAAGAGTACCTACCTTTATTGTTTATGATAAAAAAGGAAAAGAACTCGGAAGAATTATTGAGGGCCCCAAAACAACACTGGAAGGCGATTTACTGGCCATTTATCAGAAAAAGCCATAG
- the ung gene encoding uracil-DNA glycosylase — translation MSAALEPGWLAVLEEEFEKDYMIKLKSFLQEEKQKGATVYPKGTDIFNALNTTPFDEVKVVILGQDPYHGTGQAHGLSFSVQRGVAVPPSLKNIYKELETDIEGFKSPAHGNLIHWAEQGVLLLNATLTVRASEAGSHQNRGWEIFTDEIIKALSEKREHLVFLLWGRYAQQKAALIDQKKHYVLTAAHPSPFSAYNGFFGSKHFSKANQLLVQNNLKPIGWNLPV, via the coding sequence ATGTCAGCAGCATTAGAACCAGGGTGGTTAGCCGTTTTAGAAGAAGAATTTGAGAAAGACTACATGATTAAGCTAAAGTCTTTTTTACAGGAAGAGAAACAGAAAGGTGCAACGGTTTATCCTAAGGGCACTGATATATTTAATGCGCTAAACACAACTCCATTTGATGAGGTGAAAGTGGTGATTTTAGGTCAGGATCCTTACCATGGTACTGGCCAGGCCCACGGACTTTCTTTTTCTGTACAACGTGGCGTTGCAGTACCACCCTCGCTAAAAAATATTTACAAGGAATTAGAAACGGATATAGAAGGTTTTAAATCGCCAGCTCACGGGAATTTAATCCATTGGGCAGAACAAGGGGTGCTGCTGTTAAATGCAACATTAACAGTACGTGCATCTGAGGCAGGTTCGCATCAAAACCGCGGCTGGGAGATCTTTACCGACGAAATTATTAAAGCTTTATCCGAGAAACGCGAGCATTTGGTTTTTCTTTTGTGGGGCAGATACGCTCAGCAAAAGGCAGCTTTAATTGATCAAAAGAAACACTACGTGCTTACTGCGGCACACCCCTCGCCTTTCTCGGCTTACAATGGCTTTTTCGGGTCAAAACACTTTTCGAAGGCCAACCAGCTATTGGTACAAAATAACCTGAAACCGATTGGTTGGAATTTGCCGGTATAA
- a CDS encoding alpha/beta hydrolase — protein sequence MNTYFISGLGADKRIFSKLKLNEKINIIHIDWIDPKQNETLAAYAARLGGIIDTSQPFALVGVSFGGMIAVEVAKILAPIVTVIISSTMISSQLPGLYRFAGKLGLLKFIPAKLLKSSNKLTQNYYFGTRSGSEKVLLSKIIKDTDPYFLKWAIGSILSWKNETRPERMYHIHGTHDKILYSKTAQPDFVIENGTHFMVYQNAVEISGIINQIILNTSKHHADQKDI from the coding sequence ATGAATACCTATTTTATCAGTGGTTTAGGAGCGGATAAGCGGATTTTTTCAAAGCTAAAGCTCAACGAGAAAATCAACATCATTCATATTGATTGGATAGATCCCAAGCAAAACGAAACACTTGCGGCTTATGCAGCGCGGTTGGGTGGGATTATAGATACCAGTCAGCCCTTTGCTTTAGTAGGTGTTTCGTTTGGCGGAATGATTGCAGTTGAAGTAGCAAAAATCTTAGCACCTATAGTAACAGTAATCATTTCCAGCACCATGATCAGTAGCCAGTTGCCGGGGCTTTACCGTTTCGCCGGCAAACTTGGATTACTAAAATTTATTCCTGCCAAACTTTTAAAGTCTTCGAATAAACTTACCCAAAATTACTATTTCGGCACCCGATCAGGCAGCGAGAAAGTATTATTAAGCAAAATCATAAAAGATACTGATCCGTATTTTTTAAAATGGGCAATTGGAAGTATACTGAGCTGGAAAAATGAAACAAGGCCTGAACGGATGTATCATATACACGGCACCCATGATAAAATTTTGTACAGTAAAACAGCACAACCCGATTTTGTAATCGAAAACGGAACCCACTTTATGGTTTACCAGAATGCAGTTGAGATTTCAGGAATTATAAACCAAATAATATTAAACACTAGTAAACATCATGCCGACCAGAAAGATATCTGA
- a CDS encoding Lrp/AsnC family transcriptional regulator yields MASELDKIDFKILRILQENGRITNLLLSQEIGLSPAPTLERVRKLEMAGYIKSYHALVDEEKLGLGIKTFIQIQLDFHKNNTIQIFLDEVNQIKEITECHHVTGQADFLLKVYVKDIKAYERLIMDKISKISVVKTFQTMMIMSTTKKEPIVPLEY; encoded by the coding sequence ATGGCATCTGAATTAGATAAAATAGACTTTAAAATTTTAAGAATTCTTCAAGAGAATGGAAGAATTACCAATTTGCTATTATCACAGGAAATTGGTTTATCGCCTGCACCAACTTTAGAGCGTGTACGCAAGCTGGAAATGGCTGGATATATTAAAAGTTACCATGCTTTGGTAGATGAGGAAAAACTGGGTTTAGGTATAAAGACCTTTATTCAGATTCAGCTCGATTTTCATAAAAATAATACCATTCAGATTTTTTTGGATGAAGTAAACCAGATTAAAGAAATCACCGAATGCCACCACGTTACCGGACAGGCTGATTTTTTATTGAAGGTTTATGTGAAAGATATTAAGGCTTACGAAAGGTTAATTATGGATAAGATCAGTAAAATTTCGGTGGTTAAAACCTTCCAAACAATGATGATCATGTCTACTACCAAGAAAGAGCCAATTGTGCCTTTGGAGTATTAA
- a CDS encoding metal-dependent transcriptional regulator: MQSYTEENYLKIIYHLAEKTTNVQTNAIAEQMQTKPASVTDMIKKLADKGLVDYIKYQGVTLTETGKNAAIDIVRKHRLWEVFLVDKLNFKWDEVHDVAEELEHIRSIELIERLDEFLGFPKADPHGDPIPDKNGRFAKTQFIKLIELKVGDSGTITGVSQHSSAFLKHLEKLGLTLGKQIKINDVTDFDGSVEIQLADKQVNISREVAKHILISSNGKN; the protein is encoded by the coding sequence ATGCAAAGTTATACCGAGGAGAACTATTTAAAGATCATTTACCACCTTGCTGAAAAGACTACTAACGTGCAAACGAACGCCATTGCAGAGCAAATGCAAACTAAACCAGCTTCGGTTACCGACATGATAAAAAAGCTGGCAGATAAAGGTTTGGTAGATTATATTAAATACCAGGGGGTTACTTTAACCGAAACAGGTAAGAATGCTGCAATAGATATTGTACGAAAACACCGTTTATGGGAAGTTTTCCTGGTTGACAAATTAAACTTTAAATGGGATGAGGTGCATGATGTAGCTGAAGAGCTGGAGCATATCAGGTCGATAGAATTGATTGAAAGACTGGATGAATTTCTGGGTTTCCCGAAAGCTGATCCACATGGCGACCCCATACCTGATAAAAACGGCCGTTTTGCCAAAACACAGTTTATCAAATTAATAGAATTAAAAGTTGGCGATTCGGGTACCATAACCGGTGTTAGCCAGCATAGCTCAGCTTTTTTAAAACATTTAGAGAAACTAGGCCTAACTCTGGGTAAACAGATAAAAATCAATGATGTTACCGATTTCGATGGTTCAGTAGAAATCCAGTTAGCAGATAAACAAGTTAATATTAGTAGGGAAGTTGCAAAACACATTTTAATTAGCAGTAATGGCAAAAACTGA
- a CDS encoding Nramp family divalent metal transporter: MAKTESLSEVHQSVNTDKRKGWRRILSFIGPAYLISVGYMDPGNWATDLAGGSKFGYQLVWVLLMSNLIALLLQSLSARLGIVRGLDLAQASKQAYARWANIPLFALAQTAIIACDLAEIIGMAIGLQLLFGLPLIWGISITIFDTMLLLFLLNKGMRAMEGFIVSMVFIVGISFLVEMFIVEPSLREVVKGFEPSILTGDALYIAIGIIGATVMPHNLYLHSSLVQTRKIERSNKGIKEALKFNLIDTTVALNLAFFVNAAILILAGAAFYKNGLHEVAEIQDAHKLLSNIFGNVAPTLFAIALIAAGQSSTVTGTLAGQIIMEGHINLRIQPWLRRLITRLLAIIPAFFTILHYGEDALGGLLVLSQVVLSLQLGFAIIPLIHFTSDKKLMKDFAIKPWVKVLAWASALVIIALNVKLVIEEIGDWAKDANNWWIYVIVIPALILVVLLLLYVFFHPMIESKRNASKQLVPHGNALDIGKIEKISYKRIGIAVDFSKNDRNTIRHALIQGGKGAHYYLIHVVETAAARYLGKEVMDHETQSDAANLDKYIANLGDLGYDATPFIGFGSTAKAIADISNENEMELLVMGAHGHKGLKDLIFGTTVDSVRHKVKIPVLIIR, encoded by the coding sequence ATGGCAAAAACTGAATCGTTAAGTGAAGTACATCAAAGCGTAAATACAGATAAAAGAAAAGGCTGGCGAAGGATTTTATCATTTATTGGTCCGGCATACCTGATTAGCGTAGGCTATATGGACCCCGGAAACTGGGCAACCGATTTAGCCGGCGGTAGTAAGTTTGGTTACCAGCTGGTTTGGGTCTTACTCATGTCGAACCTTATTGCACTGCTTTTACAATCATTAAGTGCGCGTTTAGGTATTGTGCGTGGGCTCGATTTAGCGCAAGCTTCAAAACAAGCATATGCGCGCTGGGCAAATATCCCATTATTCGCGTTGGCACAAACAGCCATTATTGCCTGCGATCTGGCCGAAATTATTGGTATGGCCATTGGTTTACAGCTCCTTTTTGGTTTGCCGCTAATCTGGGGCATTTCGATAACCATATTCGATACCATGTTATTGCTTTTCCTGCTCAATAAGGGAATGCGTGCCATGGAAGGTTTTATTGTATCGATGGTGTTTATTGTGGGTATTTCGTTTTTAGTTGAAATGTTTATTGTAGAACCATCGTTAAGGGAGGTTGTTAAAGGTTTCGAACCCTCTATATTAACGGGCGATGCTTTGTATATTGCCATTGGGATTATTGGCGCTACGGTAATGCCCCATAACCTTTACCTGCATTCCTCGCTGGTGCAAACACGCAAAATAGAGCGCAGCAACAAAGGGATTAAAGAAGCCTTAAAATTTAACCTGATTGATACCACTGTGGCATTGAATCTCGCCTTCTTTGTAAATGCAGCCATCCTTATTTTAGCAGGAGCAGCCTTTTATAAGAACGGATTACACGAAGTTGCCGAAATACAGGATGCCCATAAACTGCTTTCGAATATTTTTGGCAATGTAGCCCCAACCCTCTTTGCCATTGCTTTAATAGCAGCCGGACAGAGCTCTACCGTTACCGGAACATTAGCCGGGCAAATAATTATGGAAGGCCATATTAATTTACGTATCCAGCCTTGGTTGCGAAGGTTAATTACCCGTTTACTGGCCATTATCCCAGCTTTCTTTACTATCTTACATTATGGCGAAGATGCTTTGGGTGGCCTACTGGTACTGAGCCAGGTGGTTTTGAGTTTACAGCTTGGTTTTGCCATCATCCCGCTAATTCACTTCACCTCTGATAAAAAACTGATGAAAGATTTTGCCATTAAACCCTGGGTAAAGGTATTGGCCTGGGCCAGTGCACTGGTAATTATCGCACTTAATGTAAAACTAGTAATTGAAGAAATTGGTGACTGGGCAAAAGACGCTAACAACTGGTGGATTTATGTGATCGTAATTCCCGCTCTAATCCTCGTTGTGCTACTTTTGTTATACGTTTTCTTCCATCCGATGATAGAAAGTAAAAGAAATGCAAGCAAACAACTTGTACCACATGGCAATGCGCTTGATATCGGTAAAATTGAAAAAATCAGCTACAAAAGGATTGGTATTGCGGTAGATTTTTCGAAAAACGATAGAAATACAATCAGACATGCCTTAATTCAAGGAGGGAAAGGTGCGCACTATTACTTAATACATGTAGTAGAAACTGCTGCTGCCCGTTATCTCGGCAAGGAAGTAATGGACCATGAAACGCAAAGCGATGCAGCAAACCTCGATAAATACATCGCTAATCTTGGCGATTTAGGCTACGATGCCACTCCATTTATTGGTTTTGGAAGCACTGCAAAAGCCATTGCCGATATCAGCAACGAAAACGAAATGGAGCTACTGGTAATGGGTGCCCACGGGCATAAAGGTCTTAAAGACCTTATTTTTGGCACTACAGTAGATTCGGTAAGACATAAGGTAAAAATACCGGTATTGATTATCAGGTAG
- a CDS encoding redoxin domain-containing protein codes for MKFRNLLLILLLATTVQLKAQQPTLLPQFTFYKLDGKAFSNGDIKQGKKNLFILFDCTCDHCQRESKLLNTNYTQFKDVNIYMITMDEGYIIPQFFNSYAKGLNTKPNVLVLQDKKRMFIPTFLPKQYPAMYLYSPAGKLLLYESGDGGIKKMMKVVGK; via the coding sequence ATGAAATTCAGAAACCTACTTTTAATCTTATTGCTTGCTACCACCGTTCAGTTAAAAGCACAACAGCCTACCTTACTGCCTCAGTTTACCTTTTATAAATTGGATGGAAAGGCTTTTTCAAACGGAGATATTAAACAGGGAAAGAAAAACCTTTTCATTTTGTTCGATTGTACCTGCGATCACTGCCAGAGAGAAAGCAAGCTGCTGAATACCAATTATACCCAGTTTAAAGATGTAAACATTTACATGATTACCATGGATGAAGGTTATATTATCCCTCAGTTTTTCAATTCGTATGCTAAAGGCTTAAATACCAAGCCAAACGTATTGGTGCTGCAGGATAAAAAACGCATGTTTATCCCAACCTTTTTGCCTAAACAGTATCCTGCAATGTATTTATATTCACCGGCAGGTAAATTATTGTTATACGAATCGGGCGATGGCGGAATAAAAAAAATGATGAAGGTAGTGGGTAAATAA
- the smpB gene encoding SsrA-binding protein, whose translation MKNDINIKNKRAYFDYNLIDKYVAGIALLGTEIKAIRQGKANMTDAFCTFIGGILYVRNLHVSEYSHSSFYHHDIKRDRALLLQKKELRKLKLKGEEKGYTIVPLRIFINERGFAKMEIALAQGKKEFDKRDSIKDRDTKRELDRALKR comes from the coding sequence TTGAAAAACGATATCAATATAAAAAATAAAAGAGCCTATTTCGATTACAACCTGATAGACAAGTATGTAGCCGGAATTGCCCTTTTAGGCACTGAAATAAAAGCGATCAGACAAGGAAAAGCCAACATGACTGATGCATTCTGCACGTTTATTGGGGGAATCCTATATGTACGCAACCTGCATGTTTCGGAATATAGCCACAGTTCCTTTTATCACCACGATATTAAACGCGACCGTGCACTATTACTGCAAAAGAAAGAACTCCGGAAATTAAAACTAAAAGGCGAAGAAAAGGGCTACACCATCGTTCCTTTACGCATTTTTATTAACGAAAGAGGTTTCGCCAAAATGGAAATTGCCTTAGCACAAGGTAAAAAGGAATTCGATAAACGCGATAGCATTAAAGATAGAGATACCAAACGGGAATTAGATAGGGCGTTGAAAAGGTAA
- a CDS encoding protein-L-isoaspartate(D-aspartate) O-methyltransferase produces MAYKFVDNYRERGARKKLVELLRSRGIEDESVLKAIGKVPRHFFFDETFWNQAYKDIAFPIGDGQTISQPYTVAYQSELLHIKKGDKVLEIGTGSGYQTCILMELGAKVYTIERQENIYNRTIQVLPGMGYKPTFYCGDGSKGIAKHAPYDKIIVTAGAPLVPEILLKQLKIGGILVIPVGDEQTQKMVTVIRVSETDYEKIVLDTFRFVPLVGDQAW; encoded by the coding sequence ATGGCGTATAAATTTGTTGATAATTATAGGGAGCGGGGAGCTAGAAAAAAATTAGTCGAGTTGTTGAGATCTCGCGGAATTGAAGATGAGAGCGTACTAAAAGCCATTGGCAAAGTGCCCCGTCATTTCTTTTTCGACGAGACTTTCTGGAACCAGGCTTATAAAGATATTGCTTTTCCTATCGGCGATGGGCAAACCATTTCGCAACCCTATACCGTGGCTTATCAGAGCGAATTGCTACACATTAAAAAAGGAGATAAAGTGCTCGAAATTGGTACAGGATCTGGCTATCAAACCTGCATTTTAATGGAGCTGGGCGCCAAGGTTTATACAATTGAAAGACAAGAGAATATTTATAACAGAACCATTCAGGTTTTGCCAGGAATGGGGTATAAGCCTACTTTTTATTGTGGCGATGGTTCAAAAGGCATTGCCAAACATGCGCCATATGATAAGATAATTGTTACCGCCGGCGCACCGTTGGTTCCCGAAATCTTATTGAAACAGTTAAAAATTGGCGGTATTCTTGTTATTCCGGTAGGAGATGAGCAAACTCAGAAAATGGTTACTGTAATCCGTGTAAGTGAAACCGATTACGAGAAAATTGTATTGGATACTTTCAGGTTTGTGCCTTTAGTAGGCGACCAGGCGTGGTGA
- the priA gene encoding primosomal protein N': MNTYENDIFTERETLFVEVILPLSLAKNYTYRVPFDLNEQIAIGKRVVVQFGKHRIYTALISGITTVPPTVYEAKYIIDVIDNEPVITPTQLKFWTWMTNYYMCNEGDVMAAALPASLKLASETILILREDYDEETKLTDKEEVIISALKKQEKLTVNDVSKLLGQKTVYPIINQLLDKMLVLVAEEVVQKYKPLLKSFVMLNDFYSDEENLKQLFNVLDRAPKQLDALLAYLKLQKSNLPVSKEQLLEESNCGPAALKALTDKDIFVVMKRPVSRLAAQDEAFNVNFELNEGQQQALTQINHYFEEKEVVLLHGVTASGKTQVYIKLIEEIIQHTDGQVLFLLPEIALTTQIVERIKRYFGNSIGVYHSKFNNNERVEIWNKVRTGAFKVVLGARSAVFLPFQHLKLIVVDEEHEPSYKQYDPAPRYQARDAAIYLGYLHQAKVVLGSATPSLESYYNALQGKYGLVEMKERFGGVQLPNQQVVSISEETKKKTMSSYFSSVLIKDIDLALSKKEQIVLFQNRRGYATILICATCGYAPKCVNCDVSLTYHKSSGKLHCHYCGYQQSSVNICPACGSVHVEQKGFGTERIEEELRLLYPEVTIARLDMDSTRTKNGLQQILNDFQEKKTDILIGTQMVAKGLDFDNLSLIGVINADTLLGYPDFRAYERSFQLLAQVAGRAGRRADQGNVCIQTYDAENRIIKQVVNNDYEGMYNDEIAEREKFLYPPFSRMIFLYIKHKDSHVLDHAALTLANILKAKFGKRVLGPEQPLVTRVRNLYIKQIIIKADKHTAIQKVKDALRETLTEFNATKEFKGVFTQIDVDPY, translated from the coding sequence ATGAATACTTACGAAAACGATATATTTACAGAAAGAGAAACACTTTTTGTTGAAGTTATTTTGCCCTTATCTCTGGCAAAAAACTATACCTATCGTGTACCTTTTGATCTTAATGAGCAGATTGCTATCGGGAAACGCGTAGTGGTTCAGTTTGGCAAACACCGCATATATACCGCTTTAATTAGTGGTATTACCACCGTTCCGCCTACCGTTTACGAAGCAAAATATATTATTGATGTAATTGATAACGAACCCGTAATTACGCCCACCCAGCTTAAGTTCTGGACCTGGATGACCAATTATTACATGTGTAATGAGGGCGATGTAATGGCTGCGGCTTTGCCTGCAAGCTTAAAGCTAGCCAGCGAAACAATTCTGATCCTGCGCGAGGATTACGACGAAGAAACTAAACTTACAGATAAAGAGGAAGTAATTATTTCTGCACTTAAAAAACAGGAAAAACTTACCGTTAACGATGTTTCCAAGTTGCTGGGGCAAAAAACCGTTTACCCTATAATTAACCAGTTGTTAGATAAAATGCTGGTGCTCGTGGCAGAAGAAGTGGTCCAAAAATATAAACCACTGCTTAAATCGTTCGTAATGCTGAACGATTTTTACAGCGACGAAGAAAACTTAAAACAGCTTTTTAATGTTTTAGACCGCGCGCCTAAGCAATTAGATGCTTTATTGGCCTACCTTAAACTGCAAAAATCGAATTTGCCAGTCTCTAAAGAACAACTTTTAGAAGAGAGTAATTGCGGACCTGCGGCATTAAAGGCACTTACTGATAAAGATATTTTTGTGGTGATGAAGCGACCAGTTAGCCGGTTGGCAGCCCAAGATGAAGCATTTAACGTTAATTTTGAGTTGAATGAAGGTCAGCAGCAGGCTTTAACGCAGATTAACCATTATTTTGAAGAAAAAGAAGTGGTATTGCTGCATGGTGTAACTGCATCTGGTAAAACACAAGTATATATCAAGCTGATTGAAGAAATTATTCAGCATACTGATGGCCAGGTGTTATTCCTCCTGCCTGAGATTGCCTTAACTACACAAATTGTAGAACGGATAAAACGCTATTTTGGCAATTCAATAGGGGTATACCATTCTAAATTTAACAATAACGAAAGGGTCGAAATCTGGAATAAAGTAAGGACGGGTGCTTTTAAGGTAGTTTTGGGAGCCCGTTCGGCAGTTTTCTTACCTTTTCAGCACCTTAAATTAATTGTTGTAGACGAAGAACACGAACCTTCTTATAAACAATACGATCCGGCGCCGCGTTATCAGGCCAGAGATGCAGCTATTTATTTAGGATATCTGCACCAGGCTAAGGTAGTGCTGGGCTCTGCTACGCCATCACTTGAAAGTTATTACAATGCCTTACAAGGTAAGTATGGTTTGGTAGAAATGAAAGAGCGTTTTGGTGGTGTGCAACTGCCTAACCAGCAAGTAGTAAGCATCTCTGAAGAAACCAAGAAAAAGACGATGAGTTCGTATTTTTCGAGTGTGCTGATTAAAGATATTGATCTGGCGCTTTCGAAGAAAGAACAAATTGTGTTGTTTCAAAACAGAAGGGGTTATGCAACCATTCTCATTTGCGCTACCTGTGGTTATGCGCCCAAATGTGTTAACTGCGATGTAAGTTTAACCTATCATAAAAGCAGCGGTAAATTACATTGCCATTATTGTGGTTATCAGCAAAGCAGCGTTAACATTTGCCCTGCTTGTGGTTCTGTGCATGTTGAACAAAAAGGCTTCGGTACCGAGCGTATTGAAGAGGAGCTGAGGCTGCTGTATCCGGAGGTTACCATTGCCCGTTTGGATATGGACAGTACCCGGACCAAAAACGGCCTTCAGCAGATTTTAAATGATTTCCAGGAAAAGAAAACAGACATTCTGATTGGTACCCAAATGGTAGCCAAAGGATTGGATTTTGATAACCTTAGTTTGATCGGGGTAATTAATGCCGATACGCTTTTGGGTTATCCCGATTTCAGGGCTTACGAGCGAAGTTTTCAGTTGCTGGCGCAGGTTGCGGGCAGGGCAGGGCGTAGGGCCGATCAGGGAAATGTGTGCATCCAGACTTACGATGCCGAAAATCGTATTATTAAGCAGGTGGTAAACAACGATTACGAAGGGATGTACAACGATGAAATTGCAGAACGCGAAAAGTTCTTGTATCCCCCTTTTTCGAGGATGATATTCCTGTACATTAAACACAAAGATTCGCATGTGCTCGATCATGCTGCATTAACCCTGGCCAATATCCTTAAAGCAAAATTTGGTAAAAGAGTTTTAGGTCCCGAGCAGCCTTTGGTTACCCGCGTACGCAATCTTTATATCAAACAAATTATTATCAAAGCCGATAAGCATACCGCTATTCAGAAGGTTAAAGATGCCCTGCGCGAAACATTAACCGAGTTTAATGCAACCAAAGAGTTTAAAGGTGTTTTTACACAGATAGATGTTGATCCATACTAG